The following are from one region of the Corylus avellana chromosome ca1, CavTom2PMs-1.0 genome:
- the LOC132187560 gene encoding potassium transporter 5-like has protein sequence MEGGDIIEEEEENHVEQEKEEVHQHGVTNGLKSKELSWKKLDSFNLEAGFINSNQSPGSHQGGSWVSIMKLAFQSIGVVYGDLGTSPLYVLPGIFPDGIKDNDDILGVLSLIFYSLMLITLIKYVFIVLAANDNGDGGTFALYSLICRYAKVSLTPNQQAEDKEVSNYKLEVPNRRLMRASFVKSMIEKNQTVKYLILFITMLGTSMVLGDGILTPCISVLSAVGGMREATSSLTDNTIMWISVAILIVLFQIQRFGTDKIGYSFAPVLTFWFFFIGIIGLYNFAKHDPGVIKAVNPIYIVHYFSRNKKNAWISLGGVILCLTGSEALFADLGHFSLRSIQISSCTIVFPSIVFAYFGQASYLRKHNQDASNAFYSSIPKPLYWPMFVVAVLSAIIASQSLISASFSIIQQSLALGCFPRVKVVHTSSQYKGQVYVPEINTLLMLACVGVTLGFKNTLQIGNAYGIAVAFVFTITSTFLMLVMIMIWKTNMYLIILYALTIGLLELLFLSSVLYKFVDGGYLPLLFALTLVTIMYIWNYGYRKKYLYEMDNKVSAGKLVEITSDPSIHRFPGLALFYTELVQGISPIFTHYVANVPALHSVLVFVSIKSLPISTVPPEDRFMFRRVEPHELSIFRCVVRYGYKDGRTDQWEFFEEMLVSELKGFIQKDLLMSRLPAERRLGLANEPDDDNDQVVARRNIEEMVQREVGIVDGVLKSGDIVYLMGENEVMASKGSSLLKKLAINYAYNWLRRCVRQADEVFMIPRKRLLKVGMTYEV, from the exons ATGGAGGGTGGTGATATCatagaagaggaggaagaaaatcacgtagaacaagaaaaagaagaagttcaTCAGCATGGCGTTACCAATGGGCTCAAAAGTAAGGAGCTTTCATGGAAAAAGCTTGATTCCTTCAATTTGGAGGCAGGCTTCATCAACTCAAATCAAAGCCCTGGATCTCATCAG GGTGGGAGCTGGGTAAGCATCATGAAGCTAGCATTCCAGAGCATTGGGGTTGTTTATGGCGATTTGGGCACTTCCCCTTTGTATGTGTTGCCAGGGATTTTCCCAGATGGGATTAAGGACAATGATGACATACTTGGAGTGTTGTCTCTGATCTTTTACTCGCTCATGTTAATCACTTTGATCAAGTACGTTTTCATTGTTCTTGCGGCCAATGACAATGGTGAtg GAGGAACGTTTGCTCTGTATTCGCTGATATGCCGCTATGCCAAGGTGAGCTTGACTCCCAATCAGCAGGCTGAAGACAAAGAGGTGTCAAACTACAAACTAGAAGTGCCGAACCGGCGGCTCATGAGAGCATCCTTTGTGAAGTCCATGATTGAGAAGAACCAAACAGTAAAATACTTAATCTTGTTCATCACTATGCTTGGCACCTCCATGGTGCTCGGAGATGGAATCCTCACACCCTGTATATCAG TATTGTCGGCAGTGGGGGGAATGAGGGAAGCCACTAGCTCTCTTACTGATAATACCATCATGTGGATTTCTGTGGCCATTTTGATAGTTCTGTTCCAAATTCAGAGGTTTGGGACAGACAAAATTGGCTATAGTTTTGCTCCAGTACTTACATTTTGGTTCTTTTTCATCGGAATCATTGGCTTGTACAACTTTGCTAAGCATGATCCGGGTGTTATCAAGGCTGTCAATCCAATCTACATTGTTCATTATTTCAGTAGGAATAAGAAGAATGCCTGGATTTCTCTTGGAGGCGTCATCCTCTGCCTAACAG GTTCTGAAGCCTTGTTTGCTGATCTGGGTCACTTCAGCCTTCGCTCAATTCAGATAAGCTCATGCACTATAGTCTTTCCCTCCATTGTCTTTGCCTACTTTGGTCAAGCTTCCTATCTCCGGAAGCACAATCAGGATGCTAGCAATGCCTTCTATAGTTCAATTCCAA AACCCCTATATTGGCCGATGTTTGTTGTGGCTGTACTATCAGCCATCATTGCTAGTCAGTCATTAATCTCAGCTTCTTTCTCCATCATCCAACAGTCCTTAGCCCTTGGGTGTTTCCCAAGGGTTAAGGTAGTTCACACATCCTCACAATACAAAGGACAAGTTTATGTGCCTGAGATCAACACCCTTCTCATGTTGGCTTGTGTGGGTGTCACTCTTGGCTTCAAAAATACACTGCAGATTGGCAATGCTTACG GAATTGCGGTGGCGTTTGTATTTACAATCACATCTACTTTTCTTatgcttgtgatgatcatgataTGGAAGACAAACATGTACTTGATCATCCTCTATGCCCTAACCATTGGGCTCTTGGAACTCCTATTCTTGAGCTCAGTACTCTACAAATTTGTTGATGGAGGGTACCTTCCTTTGTTATTTGCCTTGACTCTTGTGACTATCATGTATATATGGAATTATGGCTACCGCAAGAAGTACTTGTACGAGATGGACAACAAAGTTTCTGCAGGGAAATTGGTTGAGATAACTTCTGATCCAAGCATCCATAGGTTCCCAGGCCTTGCCCTATTTTACACTGAGCTTGTCCAAGGCATCTCCCCAATATTCACACATTATGTTGCCAATGTTCCTGCTTTGCACTCTGTTCTTGTCTttgtctcaatcaaatcattaccCATTAGCACGGTTCCTCCGGAGGATCGGTTTATGTTCCGGCGAGTGGAGCCGCACGAGCTTAGCATTTTCCGGTGTGTTGTGAGGTATGGTTACAAGGATGGAAGAACTGATCAGTGGGAGTTTTTTGAGGAGATGTTGGTGAGTGAGTTGAAGGGATTCATACAAAAAGATTTGCTCATGTCTAGGCTGCCTGCAGAGAGGAGATTAGGTTTGGCTAATGAACCAGATGATGATAATGATCAAGTGGTGGCAAGGAGAAATATTGAAGAAATGGTGCAAAGAGAGGTGGGAATAGTGGATGGTGTGCTAAAATCTGGGGATATTGTTTATCTAATGGGTGAAAATGAGGTGATGGCTTCGAAGGGGTCTAGCTTGTTAAAGAAATTGGCTATAAATTACGCCTACAATTGGTTGAGAAGATGTGTGAGGCAGGCAGATGAAGTTTTCATGATTCCTCGCAAGCGGCTTCTCAAGGTAGGGATGACTTATGAAGTCTAG